TTCCGGTAATTTCCAGATCAGGAACATTCCTTCAGGTACTTATACCCTGAGGGTAAGTTACCTGGGTTATGAAAGTCAGGTGAAGGAAGTGTCTGTTCCAACAGACCTGGTTTTAGAGATTTTCCTAACTCCTAGTGCATTACTGACAGAGGAATTTATCGTCTATGCCACGAGGGCTACAGATCTCACACCTACCACCTTTTCCAAAGTGAGCAAACGGGATATTTCAAGACTTAATCTTGGTCAGGACATCCCCATACTCCTGAATTTCACCCCTTCTGTGGTCTCGTTCTCAGATGCCGGTGCTGGGGTAGGATATACGGGTTTAAGGATCCGGGGATCAGATCAGACCAGGATCAACGTGACTGTCAACGGTATTCCTCTTAATGATGCAGAGTCCCATGGTGTTTTTTGGGTCAATATGCCGGATTTTGCCTCTTCTGTGGACAATATCCAGATCCAAAGAGGTGTGGGGACTTCCACTAATGGTGCAGCTACTTTCGGGGCAAGTTTAAATATCCAGACAGACACCAGACAAGATGAAGCCTATGCGGAAATTGATAATTCCTTCGGTTCATTCAATACCAGAAGGCATATGGTGAAAGTAGGTACCGGACTGATTAATAATCGCTGGGCATTTGATGGAAGGCTGTCGCGAATTGCCTCGGATGGTTATATCGACCGGGCTTCTTCTGACCTAAGGTCTTATTTCCTTTCCGGAGGGTATTATGGGGAAAAGCATGTGGTAAAACTGAATGTTTTTGCCGGGGCAGAAGTCACTTATCAAGCCTGGGAAGGGGTTCCCGAAAACCTCTTGGCCACCAACAGGACTTTCAATCCATATACCTACGACAATCAGGTCGATGATTACAAGCAGGATCACTATCAGTTGATCTATACAGGAACTTTTGGTAAAAACTGGAAAGCCAATGCAGCCTTACACTATACCTATGGAAGGGGATTTTTTGAGCAATTCAGGCCAAATGACAGGCTGAACAGATACGGCCTTCCTCCGGTAGTGGTAGGAGAAACTTCCATTTCCCGCATGGATATCATCCGCAGAAGGTGGTTGGACAATGATTTCTATGGAGGGGTATTTTCCATGAATTATATTTCTGATGATGGCAGATTGGATGCAGTATTAGGGGGAGGAATCAACCGATATGACGGTGACCATTTTGGGGAGATCATTTGGATGCAGTTTGCCGGAAATACCAATATCAGGGACAGGTACTATGATAATGTGGCAGTCAAAGATGATGCTAACATTTACGCAAAGGCTACCTACCAATTGACGGATAGGCTGTTTGCATATGGCGACCTTCAGGGCAGATGGATCGATTACCGTTTTGATGGGATCAACAATGACCTGAGAGATGTGACAGGTCAGGTGAAATTTGCCTTTTTCAATCCAAAATTCGGATTTACTTATCAAGTTGCTGAAGGAAAGCAGTGGTATGCCTCTTATGCGGTGGCCAATAGAGAGCCTGTAAGAAGGGATTTTACCGATTCTCCTATTATCGAGCGGGCCCCCAAGCATGAAAACCTGCAGAATATTGAAGCAGGATTTAAAAGGCAATCGGCCAATTTCTCCTATAATGCCAACATTTACTACATGAAGTACAGAGATCAGTTGGTGTTGACAGGTCAACTGAATGACGTGGGAGCTTATGTTAGGGACAATGTAGATGACTCTTACCGCTTGGGTATTGAGTTGGATGGTGCTTATAGATTGACTGAGAAATTTACCATCGGGGGTAATCTTGCACTCAGCCGCAATAAGATTGCTGAATTTTTGGAATACCTGGATGATTATTCCACCGCTGAGTTTAGACAGGAAGTGATCGTACACCAAAATACCGATATCGCTTTCTCACCCAATGTGGTGGGTGCCGCCATTTTGGATTATAAGCCTGTCAAAAACCTGGAAATTTCTTTGCTCAATAAGTATGTGGGCAGGCAGTTTTTGGACAATACCCAAAATGAAGCCCGTTCCCTGAATGCTTTTTGGACATCCGATTTGAGGTTTAATTATGCTTTGCGACCTCGATTTGTGAAAAATATGGAAGTTACGGTATTGGTCAATAACATCTTCAACAGGCTGTATGAGCCCAATGGCTACACGTTCAGCTATTTCCTTCCTGGTGAAGGTGTGTCCGGGAGAGAATTGGTGACAGAAAATTTCTTTTATCCACAGGCCGGAACCAATTTCCTGGCCGGGATCAAGTTCTTGTTCTAAACTAAAGGAATGAATATAAAAACTCTCTTGGATGCTCTTCTAAGGGAGTTTTTTAATTACGTATACCTTCAGCAAAGAAGTTCTTCACCCAAAATGTACGGGCAATGGGATTTACCTGGTTAAGGATCTCATAAATGTTTTTTGGGAAAAAAGGACCAATACTAACTTGAATATGTCCCTGATAATCCTTGCAGATTTCCAGGTCGAATTTTCGGTACTTCAGCAAAAGCTCCTTGGGAAAGAATATTTTTTGTGAAGTCAAGGAAGCGGGCTTTTCCTTGAAGCCAAAACGCTTTTTGGAAGAAACATAGGCATGCTGACAAAACTTCTCCTGAAAATTTTTGTCCCCTATCAGGAGTTTGGACTGTTGGAGCAGCTGCGGGTTAAAAATATGTTTCAAAACCAGGTTGCCTTTGGTGAGTTGGTATGCTACTTCTTTATCCTTCGAGCAGTCCAGTTTGAGGTTATTTTTTATGGACAGAAACTTCCATAGGTTATTGATTCTTTCTAGTTCCATCGGGCTATTTGGGTTTATTGGTCAAACGGTAATAGTCCTTGATGGTTGTTTTCAAAGCCTCCCTTTGTTTGGGATCTGTAAGGATTTCATGACGCTTACCGTTTTCTGGTTCCATTTCTAACTGGAAGCTTTCTTCCAGTAGGGGAGATAATTTACTGACAAAATCATAGTGTTCCAAAGTGCCGCCTCCATAAAAAATAAACTCCCCGGTTTCTGTATTGGAAATATTTTTCCAGATCAATTTGAAGGGAAGGTTTTGAGGGATTGGTTCCACGAAGATATAAGCTTCGTCTTTGATACGGTTGATCAAAATGGAAAGGTTAAGATTGGGCATTTCTTCATCTTTGATCCTTTTTCCATAACGGTAGATATTGATTTTGGCATCATTCCTTTCTTCCAGCTCATAGTAGGCTGCTCGGACATTTTTGAAAAAAATTCTATCTGCATCCGTGATCCGAAATAAGGAATTGGCATCCCCGGAATTGTCGGCCCGCTTTTCATTAAAAAAAGAGAGTAAAAAAACGAAAAGCAGAGAGCCTATTCCAAAGATTTTCAAGATCTTGATCATTTCAGGGGAAAGACTGTCTTTGGATGGTGACATGGAAAGCTTTTTTCCCTTTAACAGGATTCCAGTAAGATTGGTTTGGGAGAAAAGAAGGGGATTTTGAGAATTCTCAACCCATCATTAAGGAGATAAAGTAGTTTTACTCATTCTTCATTCCTCACTCTCCATGCCAAATTACGCTTTGTCGCGTCTTGAATTAACTTGACACTTATTTTATTTTCTTCTTTTGAGTTCGACTCCCTTGGAGTCGGGATTCCCGAATATCAAAACTACTTCTCAACCCCGGGTTGCACCCGGGGCAAATATCCTTAATGGATTTAACCCCTATCGGGGTTATTTTGCCTTCTTTTTAAACTATTACTTCATGAACCCCTAAATACCTGCTATCATTTCCGAATTCGGCCTTATCACATCCAAAATCACTTGGTACTTCTTACATGGACATGGTACTCCCCTCTTGATTCTTATTTGTGTTGTATAGCCTCCTGTTTTTCATTTCGACATCAGCCCTCCGAAATCCCCCTTTTTTATCATTTTCCTCAATGCACATAAGACCCTGCATTGATATCAATGGTGCAACCCGTTGCGTGATCAGCCAAACCGGAGCAAAGTAAAGTTACCATAGGAGCGATGTCCTTGGGTTCAGTGAGTTCGTTGAGAGCAATGTCATTCAGGGCATATTCTTCTCCATATTGATCCATAAAATCCTGCGCCATATCTGTACGGGTAAAACCCGGAGCAATGATAAACGCTTTGATTCCTTCTTTGCCATAATATCTTGCGATAGAGCGGGTGTAACTCACAATGGCTGCTTTGGAGGCCGCATAAGCCAAATAATCAGTAGTATCACCTCGGAAAGCTGCTCTGGAAGAAATGTTTACCAGTCTGCCATTTTTGTTGGTCCTTGCATGCTCGATAAATTCCTTACAGATAATCGCCATGGCATTGATATTGATATCCATGGTTTTGAGCCAGGCGGCTGCCCATTCTTCTGTCGGGGCATTGTCGGGAATGGAAATGGCAATTCCGGCATTATTAACAACCGCATCAATTTTTCCATGTGTTTTGATGAGTTCAGGTATCCAGCCTTTGACCTGTTCCAGGTCTGAGAGGTCACATGGGGCCAAATGAGCAGGGTTTTTCAGGGACTGCTGCAATGCTTTGGCAGCTTCCAGGTTGCTGTTGAAATGCAACAGCACTTCCGCACCGGAAGCGGAGAGTTGTTCGGCAATTCCTTTGCCAATGCCTCTTGAGGCACCGGTCACTAAAATTCTTTGCTGGGTAAGGTCGATTTTCATAATGGGTTAATGGAAAATGATACGTTTGTCTCTTGGATAAACTTTATTTTATTGCTGAAATCGGGATGAAGTGGATTGACCAGCAAATTATGCTCTTGGGGATAATTTATCAATGGGATGCGGCAGGAAGGGACTTTCAGGGCAACATGCTCTTGTTGTTTGGTCCAAAAAGCACCTATGGTTTGGGTAATTTTGGGATGGGGTCTTAGGCTCCAATCCAGAGGCAAGTCCTCTACTCCCAAAAAGGGGGGATCTTCGGCTAATTCAAATTCAACGAGAGACCAAGCAGTCAGAGAAACTACCGGTCCTTTGATGCTCAACAATTCAAGAAAATTCAGGGCGCTGTGGCTGCAGGCATAAATGACAGGAATCCCAAAAGGGTTCCACCTCCCTGATCCAGGACCGTAACCCAAAGGCAATCTGCCTGGTATTTTTTCTATCAGTCTGAAGTATTTCAAAGCGATGGTTTAAAGTATATTGCCCCAGGATAGGGCCTCCAAAGCCTCCTCTATGCGCTCCACCCCATAGGGATTGCGCATCAGATCTATGGGCCTTTGGTTACCCAAAGATTCATTGGTAGTATGCAACCAATCCTGAAAGAGGGCCTCTGTCCCAAAAATTCTAATTCCTTTGGCGATGATTTTGTCCATGTCTTTGATGGTTTTGGTCAATAACCTGCTCAGCCGCCTGTCTTCCTTTTTCCATCGTACCAAGGTGCTGGGATCTATTTCTAAAACCTCTGCCACCTCTGCCTGGCTGAACTGCAGGTAGTCAAACATTTCTTTGGTCTCCGAAAGATGGAACTGCTCTTCCATCAGCAGGGGCTCCTCTACTTTGGATACCTTGGGAGAAAAGAAATACTGCTCCTCCAGTGGAGAGAAGAAGCCACTAATTGGCTTTTCGGAGGTGTAATGGGAGGGGAGTTTGTATTGCTTTGCCATATCCAAACTTACTTACTTTTTGATTTATTTGCAAAATTTAATTATTGCGTTTGCAATATTTCTCTGATTTGATTCTGCTGCAGGTTACAGTTGATCCATTCTCCATCAAGGTCTGCGCCGTATTTTTTATAGAAGTTGATTGCAGGGGTATTCCAGTCCAATACCTGCCAGGTCATTCCCGAGCAATTGTCTTCCAGTGTTTTTAACAAAGTGCGGTCAAAGAGTAGTTTGCCTGCACCATTTCCTCTTTCGGACTCCGTCACGATCAAGTCTTCTAAGTACAGCCTTTTTCCTTTCCAGGTACTGTATCGATAATAGTAAATGGATGTTCCAATGATTTCCTGAGTAGCATTTTTGACAGCCACGAAAAAGCCGAAAATGGGATTTGGGCCGAATCCGTCCTTTTCCATCATTTCTACCGTATTGATGACTTCATCGGGTGCTTTTTCATAGACCGCAAGCTCCCGGATCAATTCCAAAACCCGGGGCAGGTCTTCTTTTTTACCTTCTCTTATAGTGTACATGGAGGAAAGTTATCAAAAAACAGAAAAGCAAAAAATCAATTTATATATTTGACACCATCCTCGGATTTTATCGGTCAATTAACAAAATCTGCATATATGTTCTTAGCTATTGATGCCGGCAATTCCAATATTGTTTTCGGTTTTTATGATGAAAGCTTGCAAAAGTGGACACATGAATTCCGGGTCAATACCCACAAGGATTTGTCCGTATTGAAACTGGAAAGAGAACTGCATTTATTTTTCCTGGAAAATGGGATCAAGAATGACCGTATTACCAAAGTGGGGATTTCTTCGGTGGTGCCGGAGATCAATTCGGTCTTGCAGCAATTTTGCAGGGAGTATCTTGAAAAGTCCTGCTACCTGATCAGCGGTAAAAGTTATGCCAGACTCAAAGTCAAAACTTCCCGGCCCAATGAAATCGGTTCAGACCTGATGTGCAATGTGGCTGCTGCTTATGAAAGATTTCAAAGTACCTGCATCATTGTAGACTTTGGTACGGCACTCACCTTTACCGTGGTGGGAGAGGATGGAAAAATCTTGGGGGTAAATATTGTTCCCGGGTTGAAAACGGCTATTAAAGCGCTGTTTTCCAATACTTCCAAGCTACCAGAGGTAGAGCTTAAGATGCCAAAATCAGCTTTGGGGAAAAATACCACCCATTCCATACAGGCTGGTATTCTCTTCGGATATACAGGATTGGTCAAAGGGATGCTGGAAACCATCCAAAAGGAATTAGGCCATCAATGTAGGATTATTGCCACTGGCGGTTTGTCATCTATATTGACTACCCTTGAAGATGCATTTGAGGTAGTGGACAGAAACCTGACTTTGGAAGGAATCAGGATCATTACATTGGCGAATAGCCCGTCAGTACCTGAGGATCTGGACATATAGCCCTGTATTTTTCTATTTCCCTTTGGGAACAAACACCAGGGAAGTCCCCCCAATTGCCCATCATGTCCCACATCAGTTGGAAATGTAGGTGTGGTGGCCAATCCCCATTTTCAGGATATGGGCCTACATGGCAAAAGGCCTTTCCTGCCGGTATGGTCATGCCCACATCCAAACCTTTCAAATCCTTCCTGGCAAGATGCCCGTAAAGACTGTAAATTTTTTTTCCTTTTAATTCATGTTCCAAAATGATCGTAGGACCGTAATCCCCAAAACCCGCATTGTTCTGAAAAGAAAAAACCTTGCCGCTCAGCGGGGCAAATACAGGATGGCCAGCCTCTGTCCAAATATCGATTCCCAAATGAATATTTCTAAAATCCGATTGGTCAGTCACGAAAACTTCTGAGCGGGCATAGATGGCCCTATGTTCCAAATAGCCCCCAATCCCATATTTCTTGCCCGCAGCGCGAAGTTTGTCAAAGACAAAATGATCAAAACTTTTGGTATCCGAAAAATCACAGGTCATCAGTCCTGTGTTGGCAGGGCTGAAATCCATCTCCATAGTATTTTCAGGATTCAGGGCTTCACCCATGATGGGAAAGGTTTTTTCACTTAGGAGCAGTTCTTGCAAGCTGTTTTTCATAAACCGCAAGATAAAAATTTTGACAGTACCAAAGCCTTGCCTTATATTTATTTCCATGACTGAAACGATGAAATTTCCATCTCTTGACGATATCAAGGCTGCCCACCAAAGGATACAGCCTTTTATTCACCGGACCCCCATCATGAACTCAGAGGCCATCAATCAGATTGCCGGTTGTGAGATTTATTTCAAATGCGAAAACTTCCAAAAAGTTGGTGCCTTTAAAGCACGGGGGGCCGCCAATGCAGTGGTCAAATTGACAGATAAACAAAAGAAAAACGGAGTTGCTACCCATTCCAGTGGCAATCATGCCGCTGCTTTGGCCAGGGCAGCGACGGTAGCCGGAATCAAATCCTATATTGTGATGCCTTCCAATGCACCTGAAATCAAGAAAAAAGCGGTGAAAGGTTATGGAGGAGAAATTATCGAATGCGAGCCAAACCTTCAGGCAAGAGAAACCACCTTGCAGGAGGTTGTCGACAGGACTGGAGCTACTTTTATACCACCTTATGATTACATGGATGTCATCGAAGGACAGGCAACCTGTGCCCTGGAAATGTGGGAAGAAGGGATTGCATTTGATACCATCATGGCACCGGTAGGAGGGGGAGGTTTACTTGGAGGAACTGCCCTGACCACTAAATACATTTCCCCACAAACCCAAGTTATAGCCGGAGAACCTGCCGGTGCAGATGATGCTTACCGCTCTTTTCATGCCAAACAATTGATCCCTATGGTTGGTCCCAAAACCATTGCGGATGGTCTATTGACTTCCTTGGGAAATATCAATTTTGCCATCATCATGGATTATGTAGATGATATCTTGACGGTTACTGATGAGGAAATCATTGATGCCATGCGTCTGATTTATGAGCGGATGAAAATAGTCATTGAACCCTCCTGTGCAGTGCCTTTGGCGGCATTACTGAAACATAAGGAGCGTTTCAAGGGTCAGAAGGTGGGCATTATTCTTTCCGGAGGAAATGTGGATCTGGGGAAATTACCTTTTTAATCTGGAAGGATGATTTTATTCCAATTTAGTGGCATCTCCTGAAGTTTTGCTCTGGCAAAAGAGCGGATTTCATCGCTTGATGCCCCAGCATTTTTTGTCCGGACTTCCAAAAGGATAGGTTCAGTGATGGGTTTTCCGATCTGAGATACTATAAAGACCTCAGCTTCTTCCGCAAAGCCCAGGTTACAGATTTCCTTGCTCAGTTCCCTGGCCCAGAGATTATAAATTTTGCCAACATGGGATACGGGATTTTTTCCTGCAATTGCTTCCAGGCTCATAGGCCTGTAGGGAGTGATCAATCCATTTGCCCTATTTCCCCGTCCTACCTGACCATCGTCTCCGTTTTCAGCGCTGCATCCGGTAACAGTGAGATAAATGCTTTCCTTGTCGTAATCATCAGCGGTATTGATGAAAATGCGCGAGGGTTCCAAATCCATGTGTGCTGCGACAAAAGCCTTTATTTCTTCTACTTGTGCTATATATTCCTTCAAATTGGAAATACTGCGGTCCAAAATCGCAATGGCTAAGGTAAAATTCATATCCCTGTCCATTGATACCCCCATGACTTTGGTGTCTTCTCCGATACAGGGAAATCTCATAAGGGTTTTTGGATGGTGGAGCAGGTGATCAATTTCGAGGACTTTCTTTTCTAGTATAGAGAGCGGATAGTAGCCCACTCCAAAGGAAGTGTCATTGGCCAAAGGGATTTCTCCCTTGCCAAAGCGCTGGAACAATTCGATCAGATCCTGACTTCCGGTACGGATTTTTGGGATAATCCGAACATCTTTTTCTATATCAAGAATTCTAAGATTTGACTTGAGCCAATCTTTGGCAGTTGCTATGGCTAATTCATCTACGGGAATGGACTTTCCAAATGCCTGGCTTGTAGCCCTGCCTGCAATGTAGAGTTCTATGGGGAATATTACTTTTCCTCCTCCATACGTGGGTTTAGACAGCCCGCCCACGAGGAGGGCTTTGTCCACATTATGGTGGAGGATGCTGCCAAAATGCTCAAAGTAATATCGGCACAATGCCCTGGAAACTGCCTCTGCAATCTCATCGCAGATGCTGTCCGGATGGCCTTTTCCTTTCTTTTCCACGATTTCAAAGTCTCTTTTGGAGATGCCTTGAATCTCTTGGACAAAAATATTTGTATTGGAAAGGGCCATACTTAAAAATAATCATTTCTAATCTGACCGCCATTGACTTGATAAAAAAAATCCGCCTGATTTCAAGCGGATTTTTTTGTCAAGTCAAGACTGAATTGGCAAGGATGCTTTCATGAATCCCATCCCAAAGGACCTTTCTTGCTTCCAATGCCTCAATGGCTGCTTTTTCTGTTTCTTTCCATTTTGCATCATCTTCTCCACATAAGTGGAGGAGCATTTTCAAGGCCAAGGGTCCATGATGGTCTTCATCTAAGTGAATATGCCTTTCAAAGTAATATTCAAGGGTGTTCAGTTGATCCGGTTTGCTTTTGATCAGGTCATTGACCAGTTGTCTGAAGAGGTCTGGAATCAGATCCTCTCTGCCCAAGGTGAAGGAAGCGGCGATTTCATGGGCTTTTCCCTTTTCCACCACCTCAAAATTTTTGTTCAAGAAGGAAATCACAGATTGTGGAAGCTCCACGAGCCCAATGGCTTCCTGAAAACTTTTTCCTGTTCCCAAATGCCCCAATAGGTTGTCTATTTTCTCAGTACTGGCACCGGCTTCTTTCATCGCCCTGAGGTAGAGTTCAAAGTGGCTGCAATAGCCTCCCTGTCCGTCTTCATCGCTTTCTTCGGCCAAGACGATGTCATTGATCAGCCGGGTTACCAGAGGCTCATCAGCAGGTCTCCAAGGCAGACTCATTCCGGTAAGTTTGAGCTGTAGGGCTTTCAATAAGGTCATAAAATCCCAAACAGCATAGACATGCTGCTCCATGAAAACCTGAAAATCCTCTAGGGTTTTCATGTCTTGGTAAATGGGATGTTGTAAAAGGGAATTGCGGTAAGGCGCTATCGCCTCCATGAGTTTTTCTATTCTTGGATTCATATTCTATGTTGATATTAAAGGATTAACGGACAGCTATAAGGGCTTGTTTTCCAATTTTAGGGCAAAAATAAGAAAGGGATTCCTGTCAAAGAATCCCTTTCTGAAAATTGTAAATGAATGAAAATGGAAACAGTCACTTTGGAAGAAGTAATGGTCTCCTATGATTTAGGAGATTCTTCTTGGCCTTTGGCGGATCAGAATGACGTTCCTCATGATGCTATTCCTTGCTATAAACCTCAATTTTAAGCACTTAAAATCACGGTAATCAATCTCTGATTTCAATCACCTTAAACTCTGTTCTTCTGTTCACCTGATGCTCTTCTTCCGTCTGAGCATTTTGGATAATCAGCTGGCGCTTGCCATAGCCTTTGGCCACCAATCTGCTGGCATCTATGCCTTTGGAGACGATGTAGGCCACTGCAGACTCTGCCCTTCTCTGCGATAGTGCATCGTTATAAGCATCGGAGGCACGGGCATCGGTATGTGAACTCAATTCTATACGGATACTTGGGTTGTCTTTCAGGATCTGCACCAATTTATCCAATTCCAAAGCTGCATCTGGTCGGATATCTGCTTTGTCCAGGTCATAATAAATATTTTCCAGTACGATGGCTTTCTCCAAAATCAGGGGATCAAGCACAATGGTCGTATCCAGCACAATATTGGTCACATCCTGGATCAGGTCTTCTGGCCTAGGTGTTTTACCCAAGGTGGAATAAGTCAGACTTTTGGTAAAATATCCTGATTTGGAGGCGATCAAAGAGAAATTCTGATCCGGGGCAAGGGTAAACCTCAAGCGGCCGTTTTGATTAGAGAAATCTCCACCTACGTTTCTGTTATTGGCATCGTAAAGCACCACCCTGGTCTGTGGTAGGATCACTTCGGAGCCATCGTCTTTTTTCTCCTTGGTGGTAACATTCAGGAATACATTGACCACTTTGGGTTTGGGGGTTTTATCTTCGAAATAATAAATATCATCATCTCCTAAGCCACCCTCACGGTTCGAAGACAGGAATCCCTCTGTGGGGTATTTGGTAAAGAAAATGCCGAAGTCATCAGCGATGGTATTGACATTGGGGCCGAGGTTTTTTACTTCCCACCCGTTGTTGGTCCGCTCTGCCACAAAGAGATCCAATTTACCATAACCTGGATGTCCATCGGAAGCAAAGAAGAGTTTGCCATCCGGTGCCACATAAGGGAACATTTCATTACCTGGGGTATTGATTTGAGGCCCTAGGTTAACTGGATTTCCAAAATCCCCATTTGCCAGTTTGGTAGCGCGGTAAAGGTCCAATCCTCCCTGTCCATCTGGTCTGATTGAAGCAAAGTAGAGCTCATTCCCGTCAGGACTGAAAGCAGAAGTCTGATTGGTGTAAAACTCATCTTCATTGACGGGCATCCAGATTGGTTGGGTGTAGCCACCGCCCCTGAAATAAGAGGCAAAAAGGTGGGTGTCCGGAAGGTCCCGAGTGCTTTCAGAATTGGAGCGGGAATAAATTATCATATTCCCATCAGGACTCAATGTCAGTG
This Cecembia calidifontis DNA region includes the following protein-coding sequences:
- a CDS encoding peptidoglycan DD-metalloendopeptidase family protein translates to MEINIRQGFGTVKIFILRFMKNSLQELLLSEKTFPIMGEALNPENTMEMDFSPANTGLMTCDFSDTKSFDHFVFDKLRAAGKKYGIGGYLEHRAIYARSEVFVTDQSDFRNIHLGIDIWTEAGHPVFAPLSGKVFSFQNNAGFGDYGPTIILEHELKGKKIYSLYGHLARKDLKGLDVGMTIPAGKAFCHVGPYPENGDWPPHLHFQLMWDMMGNWGDFPGVCSQREIEKYRAICPDPQVLTGYSPM
- a CDS encoding antitoxin Xre/MbcA/ParS toxin-binding domain-containing protein codes for the protein MAKQYKLPSHYTSEKPISGFFSPLEEQYFFSPKVSKVEEPLLMEEQFHLSETKEMFDYLQFSQAEVAEVLEIDPSTLVRWKKEDRRLSRLLTKTIKDMDKIIAKGIRIFGTEALFQDWLHTTNESLGNQRPIDLMRNPYGVERIEEALEALSWGNIL
- a CDS encoding methionine adenosyltransferase → MALSNTNIFVQEIQGISKRDFEIVEKKGKGHPDSICDEIAEAVSRALCRYYFEHFGSILHHNVDKALLVGGLSKPTYGGGKVIFPIELYIAGRATSQAFGKSIPVDELAIATAKDWLKSNLRILDIEKDVRIIPKIRTGSQDLIELFQRFGKGEIPLANDTSFGVGYYPLSILEKKVLEIDHLLHHPKTLMRFPCIGEDTKVMGVSMDRDMNFTLAIAILDRSISNLKEYIAQVEEIKAFVAAHMDLEPSRIFINTADDYDKESIYLTVTGCSAENGDDGQVGRGNRANGLITPYRPMSLEAIAGKNPVSHVGKIYNLWARELSKEICNLGFAEEAEVFIVSQIGKPITEPILLEVRTKNAGASSDEIRSFARAKLQEMPLNWNKIILPD
- a CDS encoding pyridoxal-phosphate dependent enzyme — protein: MTETMKFPSLDDIKAAHQRIQPFIHRTPIMNSEAINQIAGCEIYFKCENFQKVGAFKARGAANAVVKLTDKQKKNGVATHSSGNHAAALARAATVAGIKSYIVMPSNAPEIKKKAVKGYGGEIIECEPNLQARETTLQEVVDRTGATFIPPYDYMDVIEGQATCALEMWEEGIAFDTIMAPVGGGGLLGGTALTTKYISPQTQVIAGEPAGADDAYRSFHAKQLIPMVGPKTIADGLLTSLGNINFAIIMDYVDDILTVTDEEIIDAMRLIYERMKIVIEPSCAVPLAALLKHKERFKGQKVGIILSGGNVDLGKLPF
- a CDS encoding RES family NAD+ phosphorylase → MKYFRLIEKIPGRLPLGYGPGSGRWNPFGIPVIYACSHSALNFLELLSIKGPVVSLTAWSLVEFELAEDPPFLGVEDLPLDWSLRPHPKITQTIGAFWTKQQEHVALKVPSCRIPLINYPQEHNLLVNPLHPDFSNKIKFIQETNVSFSINPL
- a CDS encoding type III pantothenate kinase; its protein translation is MFLAIDAGNSNIVFGFYDESLQKWTHEFRVNTHKDLSVLKLERELHLFFLENGIKNDRITKVGISSVVPEINSVLQQFCREYLEKSCYLISGKSYARLKVKTSRPNEIGSDLMCNVAAAYERFQSTCIIVDFGTALTFTVVGEDGKILGVNIVPGLKTAIKALFSNTSKLPEVELKMPKSALGKNTTHSIQAGILFGYTGLVKGMLETIQKELGHQCRIIATGGLSSILTTLEDAFEVVDRNLTLEGIRIITLANSPSVPEDLDI
- a CDS encoding GNAT family N-acetyltransferase, encoding MYTIREGKKEDLPRVLELIRELAVYEKAPDEVINTVEMMEKDGFGPNPIFGFFVAVKNATQEIIGTSIYYYRYSTWKGKRLYLEDLIVTESERGNGAGKLLFDRTLLKTLEDNCSGMTWQVLDWNTPAINFYKKYGADLDGEWINCNLQQNQIREILQTQ
- a CDS encoding SDR family NAD(P)-dependent oxidoreductase encodes the protein MKIDLTQQRILVTGASRGIGKGIAEQLSASGAEVLLHFNSNLEAAKALQQSLKNPAHLAPCDLSDLEQVKGWIPELIKTHGKIDAVVNNAGIAISIPDNAPTEEWAAAWLKTMDININAMAIICKEFIEHARTNKNGRLVNISSRAAFRGDTTDYLAYAASKAAIVSYTRSIARYYGKEGIKAFIIAPGFTRTDMAQDFMDQYGEEYALNDIALNELTEPKDIAPMVTLLCSGLADHATGCTIDINAGSYVH
- a CDS encoding TonB-dependent receptor, producing the protein MKKSLFLLAFWLMVWATYAQSNLRGVVKSATGEELVGANVILVGTGRGSTSDLSGNFQIRNIPSGTYTLRVSYLGYESQVKEVSVPTDLVLEIFLTPSALLTEEFIVYATRATDLTPTTFSKVSKRDISRLNLGQDIPILLNFTPSVVSFSDAGAGVGYTGLRIRGSDQTRINVTVNGIPLNDAESHGVFWVNMPDFASSVDNIQIQRGVGTSTNGAATFGASLNIQTDTRQDEAYAEIDNSFGSFNTRRHMVKVGTGLINNRWAFDGRLSRIASDGYIDRASSDLRSYFLSGGYYGEKHVVKLNVFAGAEVTYQAWEGVPENLLATNRTFNPYTYDNQVDDYKQDHYQLIYTGTFGKNWKANAALHYTYGRGFFEQFRPNDRLNRYGLPPVVVGETSISRMDIIRRRWLDNDFYGGVFSMNYISDDGRLDAVLGGGINRYDGDHFGEIIWMQFAGNTNIRDRYYDNVAVKDDANIYAKATYQLTDRLFAYGDLQGRWIDYRFDGINNDLRDVTGQVKFAFFNPKFGFTYQVAEGKQWYASYAVANREPVRRDFTDSPIIERAPKHENLQNIEAGFKRQSANFSYNANIYYMKYRDQLVLTGQLNDVGAYVRDNVDDSYRLGIELDGAYRLTEKFTIGGNLALSRNKIAEFLEYLDDYSTAEFRQEVIVHQNTDIAFSPNVVGAAILDYKPVKNLEISLLNKYVGRQFLDNTQNEARSLNAFWTSDLRFNYALRPRFVKNMEVTVLVNNIFNRLYEPNGYTFSYFLPGEGVSGRELVTENFFYPQAGTNFLAGIKFLF
- a CDS encoding DUF3050 domain-containing protein, which encodes MNPRIEKLMEAIAPYRNSLLQHPIYQDMKTLEDFQVFMEQHVYAVWDFMTLLKALQLKLTGMSLPWRPADEPLVTRLINDIVLAEESDEDGQGGYCSHFELYLRAMKEAGASTEKIDNLLGHLGTGKSFQEAIGLVELPQSVISFLNKNFEVVEKGKAHEIAASFTLGREDLIPDLFRQLVNDLIKSKPDQLNTLEYYFERHIHLDEDHHGPLALKMLLHLCGEDDAKWKETEKAAIEALEARKVLWDGIHESILANSVLT